The following proteins are encoded in a genomic region of Candidatus Krumholzibacteriia bacterium:
- a CDS encoding DNA-directed RNA polymerase subunit alpha: MKWKNVLMPKNIEIQKEEESPNFTRFTIEPLERGFGQTLGISLRRTLLSSLQGAAVVAVKFENALHEFTNIPGVLEDVTDIVVNLKQLVVRLNTDTWHKLYLDINKAGPVTAADITQDPTVDIVNPDLVLCHLNKGASLKAEILIGDGRGFVLAENHDLTDSSLGVVPVDSIFCPVRKVNFKVEDTRVGQRTDYDRLIMEITTNGALRPEEALGFSSKIIKDHLYLFINFDEEPLDEVEEEVDEELERIKETLARGVDELELSVRSGNCLKAANIRTIEELVVKTEQEMLQYRNFGRKSLREITEILEGMGLHWGMDLDVLLGGGETGSLKDQLEKDLTLT, from the coding sequence ATGAAGTGGAAGAACGTTCTGATGCCGAAGAACATCGAGATCCAGAAGGAAGAGGAATCTCCGAATTTCACCCGGTTCACCATTGAACCGCTGGAGCGTGGATTCGGACAGACTCTCGGGATCTCACTACGCAGAACCCTGCTCAGCAGCCTGCAGGGCGCGGCAGTGGTTGCAGTCAAGTTCGAAAATGCTCTTCACGAGTTCACGAACATCCCCGGTGTTCTTGAAGACGTGACGGACATTGTGGTGAACCTGAAGCAACTGGTGGTTCGTCTCAATACGGACACCTGGCACAAGCTTTACCTGGACATCAACAAGGCCGGCCCTGTGACGGCGGCTGACATTACTCAGGATCCAACGGTGGACATCGTCAACCCGGATCTTGTTCTCTGCCACCTGAATAAAGGCGCGAGCCTGAAGGCGGAGATTCTGATCGGAGACGGGCGGGGCTTCGTTCTTGCGGAAAACCACGATCTCACGGACTCCTCCTTGGGAGTGGTTCCCGTCGACTCGATCTTCTGCCCCGTTCGCAAGGTGAACTTCAAGGTGGAAGACACCCGCGTTGGCCAGCGAACCGACTATGATCGCCTGATCATGGAAATCACGACCAATGGTGCGCTGCGCCCGGAAGAGGCCCTTGGCTTCTCTTCGAAGATTATCAAGGATCACCTTTATCTCTTTATCAACTTCGATGAAGAGCCTCTTGACGAGGTTGAGGAAGAGGTGGATGAGGAGTTGGAGCGTATCAAGGAGACTCTGGCCCGTGGCGTCGACGAACTGGAACTCAGTGTCAGGAGTGGAAACTGCCTGAAGGCTGCGAACATTCGCACGATTGAGGAACTGGTTGTCAAGACGGAGCAGGAGATGCTCCAGTATCGCAATTTCGGCCGCAAGAGCCTGAGAGAAATCACGGAAATCCTCGAAGGCATGGGCCTTCACTGGGGAATGGATCTGGACGTTCTTCTCGGCGGCGGTGAAACCGGCAGCCTGAAGGATCAGCTGGAGAAGGACCTGACCCTGACCTAG